The following are encoded together in the Kribbella voronezhensis genome:
- a CDS encoding helix-turn-helix transcriptional regulator produces the protein MQTHAPRVVGRDGEIDQLDHLLAEARAGRGGAVFLLGEPGIGKSRLAAVGTTLALDHGMATLRGRVGAIGTMVAFRPFTEALLSLIRRGEMPDPERLGLYRRVLGRLVPDWDDGDVPESGISAVVLGEAILRLLQLVGRDRGCLLVLEDLHGSDPETLAVIEYLLDNLQDQPIAVVATLRPDRTPAAELAQLAAQRGTAALVELHPLDRQNVRELTAGCLEVAPAGVPDRLVERLWADSAGIPFIVEELLQEASRSGQLLSAIDGTVQVVDDFRMTVPAAVVRSIGSRTDQLGPQSREILVLAAVIGHRFPLSVVRHASGVDERQLLATLRAGLAAQLVGPDEPVPDWYAFRHPLTAEALLAGLNPTERAGLASRCADAIEELHPGLPGEWAPMVAELAQAGGDVARAGRLFAVTGRRSFAEGSMASAVNLLDRANTLLAGDPDVVHRADVLGALLLAVGETGQFGHPAATAEAIEELANRGLDSRKVAALHVRLAGVEHIAGRWSSASTHVAVARSLLGPDAADADLAPLDAMAAALELAKTSPGRLKSAADLATRAAEAAERADLPEVAVDAWQLLGILSREHDLDQSIGYFRRARQVAAEHNLAVQQNLSHIFQAGTMCLADGDVTELEHARQQALRIGAIPSAYEVDGALGQQAILRSEYEKAAEMIEACLAVTQRLKLTRGAPYVLVTKAVLAGHQGKRAEMEATLAELATWGERASHELPLSYGLARTFCALLEENRELAESDMAQALAYDAQNPTTFHMAGKNGLGLLLGVLAGRNGWPHFEAVSATAGSKMRWNRQFVQWGHAVLLGRDGRPEEANAMAAEALETSSLYPMARHLGLRMVAEPAHADGWGEPVAWLRQAEDYFHTANVQPVASACRSLLRQLGATVSQRRTGTDQVPANLRQLGVTTREYEVCRLLVDRIGNKSIASRLHISPRTVEKHVASLMTKTQQPDREALSSFARTVLQD, from the coding sequence ATGCAGACCCATGCGCCCAGAGTGGTCGGCAGAGACGGGGAGATCGATCAGCTCGATCACCTGCTCGCCGAGGCTCGCGCCGGACGTGGGGGTGCGGTCTTCCTGCTCGGCGAGCCAGGCATCGGCAAGAGCCGGCTGGCCGCCGTCGGCACCACGCTGGCCCTCGATCACGGCATGGCGACGCTCCGCGGCCGGGTCGGCGCGATCGGCACGATGGTCGCCTTCCGCCCGTTCACCGAGGCCTTGCTGTCCCTGATCCGCCGCGGCGAGATGCCCGACCCCGAACGGCTCGGGCTCTATCGCCGGGTGCTCGGACGCCTCGTTCCCGACTGGGACGACGGCGACGTACCGGAGAGCGGAATCTCCGCCGTCGTCCTCGGCGAGGCGATCCTGCGGTTGCTCCAGCTGGTCGGCCGGGACCGGGGCTGCCTGCTGGTGCTCGAGGACCTGCACGGCTCGGATCCGGAGACACTGGCGGTGATCGAGTACCTGCTCGACAATCTCCAGGACCAGCCGATCGCCGTCGTCGCGACGCTCCGGCCGGACCGGACCCCGGCGGCCGAGCTCGCTCAGCTCGCGGCTCAACGCGGTACGGCGGCTCTCGTCGAACTGCACCCGCTCGACCGGCAGAACGTCCGCGAGCTCACGGCCGGTTGCCTCGAGGTCGCACCGGCCGGCGTGCCTGACCGGCTGGTCGAGCGACTCTGGGCCGACAGTGCCGGAATCCCTTTCATCGTGGAGGAACTGCTGCAGGAGGCCAGCCGGTCCGGACAGTTGCTCTCGGCAATCGATGGCACCGTGCAGGTGGTCGACGACTTCCGGATGACGGTGCCGGCCGCGGTGGTCCGCAGCATCGGCAGCCGGACCGATCAGCTCGGACCGCAGTCGCGGGAGATCCTGGTCCTGGCCGCGGTGATCGGCCACCGCTTTCCGCTCAGCGTGGTCCGGCACGCCAGCGGCGTCGACGAACGGCAGCTCCTGGCGACCCTGCGGGCCGGCCTGGCCGCCCAGCTGGTCGGGCCGGACGAGCCGGTCCCGGACTGGTACGCCTTCCGGCATCCGCTGACGGCCGAGGCCTTGCTGGCCGGCCTGAATCCGACCGAGCGAGCTGGTCTGGCCAGCCGCTGCGCGGACGCGATCGAAGAACTGCACCCCGGTCTGCCGGGCGAGTGGGCGCCGATGGTGGCCGAGCTGGCCCAGGCCGGCGGTGACGTCGCCCGCGCCGGCCGGCTGTTCGCCGTCACCGGCCGGCGGTCGTTCGCCGAGGGCTCGATGGCGTCCGCGGTGAACCTGCTGGACCGTGCCAACACCCTGCTCGCCGGGGATCCCGACGTCGTTCACCGCGCCGACGTCCTCGGGGCGTTGCTGCTGGCGGTCGGCGAGACGGGGCAGTTCGGCCACCCCGCAGCCACCGCGGAGGCGATCGAGGAGCTGGCCAATCGCGGACTGGACAGCCGCAAGGTGGCGGCGCTGCACGTCCGGCTCGCCGGCGTCGAACACATCGCCGGCCGCTGGTCGTCGGCGTCCACCCATGTGGCCGTCGCGCGGTCCCTGCTCGGACCGGACGCGGCCGACGCCGACCTGGCGCCGCTGGACGCGATGGCGGCGGCCCTCGAACTGGCCAAGACGAGCCCGGGACGACTGAAGTCTGCTGCCGACCTGGCCACCCGGGCGGCCGAGGCGGCCGAACGGGCCGACCTGCCGGAGGTCGCCGTCGACGCCTGGCAACTGCTCGGCATCCTGTCGCGGGAACACGATCTCGATCAGTCGATCGGCTACTTCCGGCGGGCCCGGCAGGTGGCCGCCGAGCACAACCTGGCCGTCCAGCAGAACCTTTCGCACATCTTCCAGGCGGGCACGATGTGCCTGGCCGACGGTGACGTGACCGAGCTGGAACACGCCCGCCAGCAGGCGCTGCGGATCGGCGCGATCCCCAGCGCGTACGAGGTCGACGGAGCCCTCGGCCAACAGGCGATCCTGCGTTCGGAGTACGAGAAGGCCGCCGAGATGATCGAGGCCTGCCTGGCGGTCACCCAGCGACTCAAGCTCACCCGCGGCGCGCCGTACGTGCTGGTCACCAAGGCTGTACTGGCCGGCCACCAGGGCAAACGCGCTGAGATGGAGGCCACCCTCGCCGAGCTCGCGACCTGGGGTGAGCGGGCCTCGCACGAGCTGCCGCTGTCGTACGGGCTGGCCCGGACGTTCTGTGCGCTGCTCGAGGAGAACCGCGAGCTGGCCGAGTCGGACATGGCCCAGGCACTCGCGTACGACGCGCAGAACCCCACTACGTTTCACATGGCCGGAAAGAACGGACTGGGGTTGCTGCTGGGCGTTCTCGCCGGGCGCAACGGCTGGCCGCACTTCGAGGCGGTCTCGGCGACCGCGGGCAGCAAGATGCGCTGGAACCGGCAGTTCGTCCAATGGGGACACGCGGTGCTGCTCGGCCGCGACGGACGGCCGGAGGAGGCCAACGCGATGGCGGCCGAGGCGCTGGAGACGTCTTCGCTCTATCCGATGGCCCGCCACCTCGGCCTGCGCATGGTGGCCGAGCCGGCCCATGCCGACGGTTGGGGCGAGCCGGTCGCGTGGTTGCGGCAGGCCGAGGACTACTTCCACACCGCCAACGTGCAGCCAGTGGCCAGCGCCTGCCGGAGCTTGTTGCGGCAACTGGGCGCGACGGTCTCGCAACGGCGTACGGGCACCGATCAGGTGCCGGCGAATCTGCGCCAGCTCGGCGTCACCACCCGGGAGTACGAGGTCTGCCGGTTGCTGGTCGACCGGATCGGCAACAAGTCGATCGCGTCGAGGCTGCACATCTCGCCGCGCACGGTCGAGAAGCATGTCGCCAGCCTGATGACCAAGACGCAGCAGCCCGACCGCGAGGCGCTGAGCAGTTTTGCCCGTACTGTCCTGCAAGACTGA
- a CDS encoding type 2 lanthipeptide synthetase LanM family protein — protein MLNSATTPTLRAGQAKPWWTAGVGPHEPGRQMPAWAAYVERSTTSTFERRPVGDDWRQALLGCLAPLLESARQDLASAGHTGVVAEQFLQQLGDRLVRSAARTLVLELARARSRNELAGQTPAERFLNFTHRLAGGSELAEFLAAYPVLARVLGEACRQAVEGHLELLARLAEDRELVVTELLAGTDPGALTSVLPGGDPHRGGRSTATLTFADGRKVVYKPRPLELHQHFNELVGWLNGRTGLGLRTVPVLCRPGYGWLGFIEHKPCTDLTEVRRFYHRQGALLTLLYVLDGTDMHYENLIAAGDQPVFVDVETLFHPSQQGNGVLGQDPAHSALRSSVYRTALLPLLFTGEHGVADISGLGGDVGEVSPISKVDWADAGLDTMHLVRRPATTRGGRNRPRLHGVDMEPRDYEIALLTGFRAAYEAIAWHRNELLGPDGLLARCAADEIRYVARPTQTYVTLLDEATHPDALRDADGRSQLLDLLWDADPALHRLVPYELADLWAGDVPLFTARPDSTDVWAADGSRVPDLLAHKGLDVVEAKIAAMSEIDQHRQQWLISACLATRPEPVVHTTTASRPAVGAAEADPERLLAAATDIADEIMAQVLGSNGEANWLSLELLDDHHWAVMPMGAGLSNGFTGTALFLAQIGALTGAEKYTDLARDAIRPIPLLLDSLAAAPEAAQIVGPGLHGLGGISYGLNRLSSLLDESDVTKWLASSLELSEQLTPEPDQFPGYVEGAAGGLAAMLAIHGQPAATRLAARYADELVAAVARRAQAPDHGFARGYEGIAWALGQYAVQDSRYADAARAAIDLTSIDLDQRDHADAGWCAGGAGTTLARLSAGVTTDLDTYLRSAEERPVLADMSLCHGELGAVEPLLWLTDREHPATEAVRRRRAGLVLAAIQQYGPHCGTPRAVSSPGLLTGLAGIGYGLLRLGFGGQVPSVLLLEPTTGLRRPSQRPVRTEHHSTGETA, from the coding sequence GTGCTCAACTCCGCGACCACGCCGACACTCCGGGCCGGCCAGGCGAAGCCCTGGTGGACGGCCGGCGTGGGTCCGCACGAACCGGGCCGGCAGATGCCTGCCTGGGCGGCGTATGTGGAACGCAGTACGACCTCGACCTTCGAGCGCAGGCCGGTGGGAGACGACTGGCGGCAGGCGTTGCTCGGATGCCTCGCGCCGTTGCTCGAATCGGCCCGGCAGGACCTGGCCTCGGCCGGGCACACCGGGGTCGTGGCCGAGCAGTTCCTGCAACAACTCGGAGACCGGCTGGTCCGGTCGGCCGCTCGCACCCTGGTGCTGGAGCTGGCCCGCGCCCGGAGCCGCAACGAACTGGCCGGGCAGACACCGGCCGAGCGATTCCTGAACTTCACCCACCGGCTCGCGGGAGGGAGCGAGCTGGCGGAATTCCTGGCCGCATACCCGGTGCTGGCCCGGGTCCTGGGCGAGGCGTGCCGACAGGCTGTCGAGGGTCACCTCGAACTGCTGGCCCGCCTCGCCGAGGACCGCGAGCTGGTGGTCACCGAGTTGCTGGCCGGCACGGACCCCGGCGCCCTGACCAGCGTGCTGCCCGGTGGTGATCCGCACCGCGGTGGACGGTCGACGGCCACGCTGACCTTCGCGGACGGCCGGAAGGTGGTCTACAAGCCACGGCCGCTGGAGCTGCACCAGCACTTCAACGAGCTGGTCGGCTGGCTGAACGGCAGGACCGGCCTGGGCCTGCGAACCGTTCCGGTGCTGTGCCGGCCGGGGTACGGCTGGCTCGGGTTCATCGAGCACAAGCCCTGTACCGACCTGACCGAAGTACGCCGCTTCTACCACCGGCAAGGCGCGTTGCTGACCCTGCTGTACGTGCTGGACGGCACCGACATGCACTACGAGAACCTGATCGCCGCGGGCGACCAGCCGGTGTTCGTCGACGTGGAGACCCTCTTCCACCCGAGCCAGCAGGGCAACGGCGTACTGGGCCAGGACCCGGCTCACTCGGCACTGCGCAGCTCTGTCTACCGCACTGCTCTGCTGCCGCTGCTGTTCACCGGCGAGCACGGTGTGGCGGACATCTCGGGGCTCGGCGGCGACGTCGGCGAGGTGTCGCCGATCAGCAAGGTCGACTGGGCCGACGCCGGACTGGACACGATGCACCTCGTACGGCGTCCTGCCACCACCCGTGGTGGCCGCAACCGGCCCCGGCTGCACGGCGTCGACATGGAGCCGCGGGACTACGAGATCGCTCTCCTGACAGGGTTCCGGGCGGCGTATGAGGCGATCGCCTGGCACCGCAACGAACTACTCGGGCCGGACGGCCTCCTGGCCCGCTGCGCGGCCGACGAGATCAGGTACGTCGCCCGTCCTACCCAGACCTACGTGACCTTGCTGGACGAGGCGACCCATCCGGACGCGCTCCGCGATGCCGATGGCCGCAGCCAGCTGCTCGACCTGCTCTGGGACGCGGATCCGGCCCTGCACCGGCTGGTGCCGTACGAGCTGGCCGACCTGTGGGCAGGCGACGTCCCGCTCTTCACAGCCCGGCCGGACAGCACCGATGTCTGGGCCGCCGACGGCAGCCGGGTGCCAGACCTCCTTGCCCACAAGGGACTCGACGTGGTCGAGGCCAAGATCGCGGCGATGAGCGAGATCGACCAGCACCGCCAGCAGTGGCTCATCTCGGCCTGCCTGGCCACCCGCCCCGAACCGGTCGTGCACACCACTACGGCGAGCAGGCCGGCCGTCGGCGCGGCGGAAGCCGATCCCGAGCGACTGCTCGCGGCCGCCACCGACATCGCCGACGAGATCATGGCCCAGGTCCTCGGCAGCAACGGCGAGGCGAACTGGCTGAGCCTCGAACTGCTCGACGACCACCACTGGGCCGTGATGCCGATGGGCGCGGGTCTGTCGAACGGCTTCACCGGTACGGCGCTCTTCCTGGCCCAGATCGGCGCACTCACCGGCGCGGAGAAGTACACCGACCTGGCCAGGGACGCGATCCGCCCGATCCCCTTGCTGCTGGACTCCCTCGCGGCCGCGCCGGAGGCCGCACAGATCGTCGGCCCCGGATTGCACGGCCTCGGGGGAATCAGCTACGGCCTCAACCGGCTCAGCTCGCTGCTGGACGAATCCGACGTCACCAAGTGGCTCGCGTCCTCACTCGAACTCAGCGAACAGCTCACCCCCGAACCGGACCAGTTCCCCGGCTACGTCGAGGGTGCGGCCGGCGGGCTGGCCGCGATGCTGGCGATCCACGGCCAACCGGCAGCCACCCGACTGGCCGCCCGGTACGCCGACGAACTGGTCGCCGCGGTGGCCCGCCGGGCGCAGGCACCCGACCACGGGTTCGCCCGCGGGTACGAGGGAATCGCCTGGGCACTCGGGCAGTACGCAGTACAGGACAGCCGGTACGCCGACGCGGCGCGGGCTGCCATCGACCTGACTTCCATCGACCTCGATCAGCGCGACCACGCCGATGCCGGCTGGTGCGCGGGCGGAGCCGGCACCACCCTCGCCCGGCTGTCCGCTGGTGTGACCACGGACCTCGACACCTATCTGAGGTCCGCCGAAGAACGTCCGGTGCTCGCCGACATGAGTCTGTGTCACGGCGAGCTCGGCGCGGTCGAGCCGTTGTTGTGGCTCACCGATCGCGAGCACCCGGCCACAGAGGCGGTCCGGCGCCGCCGGGCCGGGCTGGTGCTCGCCGCAATACAGCAGTACGGACCGCACTGCGGTACGCCGCGCGCCGTCTCCTCACCAGGCCTGCTGACAGGTCTGGCCGGGATCGGCTACGGCTTGCTCCGGCTCGGTTTCGGCGGACAGGTTCCGTCCGTGCTGCTGCTAGAACCCACCACCGGTCTCCGGCGCCCATCACAGCGTCCGGTCCGGACAGAACACCATTCGACAGGGGAAACAGCATGA
- a CDS encoding MsnO8 family LLM class oxidoreductase, which translates to MFSPVTPGLPVSAHSVLDVVPQMAGQSAAAALRETAEVAQAADDLGYRRFWLAEQHGVRGIGSAAPAVLAAVLAARTDRIRLGSGAVMLANHQPLVIAEEFAALAAAYPGRIDLGVGKAPVAAAPTTAAALGRTDVGWDAFPQRLDELCGFLRDGLPGRAPVGDVRLALAGLPPPVFVLAGTPHEAQVAAVRGLPVFLAHHTTSQTTLAAAAAYREFFEATGPTGKPYLAVTVGIVAADTDEEAVIRLAEYVRVKLRLNAASSRATPAELLEILRSPLTTRERHRAERLLDDPGHIIGSRATVASELASLAASTGADEIMLVPLAYDGLVRSAILRTTAAGLSRTVRTVPRSTPHFVATA; encoded by the coding sequence GTGTTCAGCCCTGTCACACCCGGTCTCCCGGTCTCTGCCCACTCGGTCCTCGACGTGGTGCCGCAGATGGCCGGGCAGTCTGCCGCGGCTGCGTTGCGGGAGACAGCCGAGGTCGCCCAAGCGGCGGACGACCTTGGCTACCGGCGCTTCTGGCTTGCGGAGCAGCACGGTGTGCGCGGTATCGGCAGCGCGGCGCCCGCAGTGCTCGCCGCGGTACTGGCCGCCCGTACCGATCGCATCCGGCTGGGCTCGGGTGCGGTGATGCTGGCGAACCACCAGCCGCTCGTGATCGCCGAGGAGTTCGCGGCACTCGCAGCGGCGTACCCGGGCAGGATCGACCTGGGAGTCGGCAAGGCTCCGGTGGCGGCCGCGCCGACCACCGCTGCAGCGCTTGGCCGGACCGACGTCGGCTGGGACGCGTTCCCGCAGCGGCTGGACGAGCTCTGCGGCTTCCTGCGCGACGGTCTCCCCGGGCGTGCTCCGGTGGGAGATGTCCGGCTCGCGCTTGCTGGGTTGCCGCCACCGGTGTTCGTGCTGGCCGGCACGCCACATGAGGCGCAGGTGGCCGCAGTACGGGGGCTGCCCGTCTTCCTGGCTCACCACACGACCTCACAGACCACGCTCGCGGCAGCAGCGGCGTACCGGGAGTTCTTCGAGGCGACAGGGCCCACGGGCAAGCCGTACCTCGCAGTCACGGTCGGGATCGTCGCGGCCGACACGGACGAGGAGGCGGTGATCCGGCTCGCGGAGTACGTCCGGGTGAAGCTCCGGCTCAACGCGGCGTCGTCCAGGGCTACTCCGGCCGAGCTGCTGGAGATTCTGAGGTCTCCGCTGACCACTCGGGAGCGGCACCGGGCAGAGCGGCTGCTGGACGATCCCGGCCACATCATCGGGTCCCGCGCGACGGTTGCCTCGGAGCTGGCGTCGCTGGCGGCCAGTACCGGCGCGGACGAGATCATGCTGGTTCCACTGGCCTACGACGGGCTGGTCCGCTCCGCCATTCTGCGGACCACTGCAGCAGGGCTGTCCCGCACAGTACGAACCGTTCCGCGCTCCACACCGCACTTCGTCGCCACTGCCTGA
- a CDS encoding NAD-dependent succinate-semialdehyde dehydrogenase: MSREQEVIEACPTDLFIGGKWQAAESGKTLAVEDPATGETLCSVADAGVADGLAALDAAVAAQAEWAATPPRDRGEILRRSFELMTARADELALLMTLEMGKPVAESKGEIAYAAEFFRWFSEEAVRIDGGYQIAPNGKGRFVVLRQPVGPCLLITPWNFPAAMGARKIGPAVAAGCTMVIKPAAQTPLSMLKLAELMTEAGLPAGVLNVVTTSDSGGVMEPLIKDGRARKLSFTGSTPVGKKLIEQSADQVLRTSMELGGNAPLIVFEDADLDKAVEGTMLAKMRNGGEACTAANRIYVHSSVIDTFGAKLTERMKALKVGRGTGDGVDVGPLIDAKQRDKVAELVDDAVSQGADVLLGGSVAEGNGYFYPPTVLAGVPASARLQKEEIFGPVAPLTAFDDEDEAIRMANDTEFGLVSYLFTKDLSRALRVSEALESGMVGLNQGIVSNPAAPFGGVKQSGLGREGGSVGIDEYLDVKYIAVALD; the protein is encoded by the coding sequence ATGTCGCGAGAGCAGGAAGTCATCGAAGCGTGTCCCACCGACCTGTTCATCGGGGGCAAGTGGCAGGCCGCCGAGAGCGGTAAGACGCTGGCGGTCGAGGACCCGGCCACCGGAGAGACGCTCTGCTCGGTGGCCGACGCCGGTGTCGCCGACGGACTGGCGGCACTGGACGCCGCCGTCGCCGCACAGGCCGAGTGGGCCGCGACCCCGCCTCGCGATCGCGGCGAGATCCTGCGGCGCTCGTTCGAGCTGATGACGGCTCGCGCCGACGAGCTGGCTCTGCTGATGACGCTGGAGATGGGCAAGCCGGTCGCCGAGTCGAAGGGCGAGATCGCGTACGCCGCGGAGTTCTTCCGCTGGTTCTCCGAGGAGGCCGTCCGGATCGACGGCGGCTACCAGATCGCCCCGAACGGCAAGGGCCGCTTCGTCGTCCTGCGGCAGCCGGTCGGCCCGTGCCTGCTGATCACCCCGTGGAACTTCCCGGCCGCGATGGGCGCCCGCAAGATCGGCCCGGCGGTCGCGGCCGGCTGCACGATGGTGATCAAGCCGGCCGCGCAGACGCCGTTGTCGATGCTGAAGCTGGCCGAGCTGATGACCGAGGCCGGGTTGCCGGCCGGCGTACTGAACGTGGTCACCACCAGCGATTCCGGTGGGGTGATGGAGCCGCTGATCAAGGACGGGCGCGCCCGCAAGCTGTCCTTCACCGGATCGACGCCGGTCGGCAAGAAGCTGATCGAGCAGTCCGCCGACCAGGTGCTGCGCACCAGCATGGAGCTCGGCGGGAACGCGCCGCTGATCGTGTTCGAGGACGCGGATCTGGACAAGGCGGTCGAGGGCACGATGCTGGCGAAGATGCGCAACGGCGGTGAGGCCTGTACGGCGGCGAACCGGATCTACGTGCACTCGTCGGTGATCGACACGTTCGGCGCGAAGCTGACCGAGCGGATGAAGGCGCTGAAGGTCGGCCGCGGGACCGGCGACGGCGTCGACGTCGGCCCGCTGATCGATGCGAAGCAGCGCGACAAGGTGGCCGAGCTGGTCGACGACGCGGTGTCCCAGGGCGCCGACGTACTGCTCGGCGGATCGGTTGCTGAGGGCAACGGGTACTTCTATCCGCCGACGGTACTGGCCGGCGTACCGGCGAGTGCGCGGCTGCAGAAGGAGGAGATCTTCGGGCCGGTCGCGCCGCTGACCGCGTTCGACGACGAGGACGAGGCGATCCGGATGGCGAACGACACCGAGTTCGGCCTGGTGTCGTACCTGTTCACCAAGGACCTCAGCCGGGCCCTGCGGGTCTCGGAAGCCCTCGAGAGCGGCATGGTCGGCCTCAACCAGGGCATCGTCTCCAACCCGGCGGCTCCCTTCGGCGGCGTCAAGCAGTCCGGTCTGGGCCGAGAAGGCGGCAGCGTCGGCATCGACGAGTACCTCGACGTGAAGTACATCGCCGTAGCCCTCGACTGA
- a CDS encoding TetR/AcrR family transcriptional regulator has translation MPAKTDHEARRRDVSAAVWRVLAEAGFGGLTLRAVAAELGATTGLVTHYFPSKQALIVHALELAETHTRALVPEYEGRGLEALRSALAAVLPLTPEGTEINRVWVSSWDAALADPELHALEKARYKRWRARLKPLVVDAQDDGDLPAGDPDDLVAGLAAFTHGLVVQALFDPRAFPHKRLTALLDAHLTALSPQG, from the coding sequence ATGCCGGCGAAGACCGATCACGAGGCCAGGCGGCGCGACGTGTCGGCCGCGGTCTGGCGGGTGCTGGCCGAGGCAGGGTTCGGTGGACTCACCCTGCGCGCGGTGGCGGCCGAACTGGGCGCGACCACCGGACTGGTGACGCACTACTTCCCCTCCAAGCAGGCGCTGATCGTGCACGCCTTGGAGCTGGCGGAGACGCATACCCGGGCCCTCGTTCCGGAGTACGAAGGGCGAGGTCTGGAGGCGCTGCGGTCCGCCCTGGCCGCGGTCCTCCCGCTGACCCCCGAGGGCACGGAGATCAACCGGGTGTGGGTCAGTTCCTGGGACGCAGCCTTGGCGGACCCCGAACTCCACGCACTGGAGAAGGCCCGCTACAAACGCTGGCGGGCTCGACTCAAGCCGCTCGTCGTCGACGCGCAGGACGACGGCGACCTACCAGCAGGCGATCCGGACGACCTCGTGGCAGGGCTCGCCGCGTTCACCCACGGACTCGTAGTACAGGCGCTCTTCGACCCGCGAGCGTTCCCTCACAAGCGGCTCACAGCACTGCTCGACGCCCACCTCACAGCGCTGAGCCCGCAGGGTTGA
- a CDS encoding GNAT family N-acetyltransferase codes for MFTFKITDDAELRPLEPWQAGEFLAHVDKARKNIEPYISWADLVVDEDGARSFLQRYADRQAAGEGRIYGIWLAGELVGGLLFRTFEVAWGSCEIGVWLSAEAEGRGLVTRATQQLIDWAIGVRGMNRVEWRCVPDNARSGAVAKRLGMTLEGTLRQAFPYRGEIHDVQIWALVRDEWEHRSWA; via the coding sequence ATGTTCACGTTCAAGATCACCGACGACGCCGAACTCCGGCCGCTCGAGCCGTGGCAGGCCGGTGAGTTCCTGGCGCACGTCGACAAGGCCCGGAAGAACATCGAGCCGTACATCTCCTGGGCCGACCTGGTCGTCGACGAGGACGGGGCCAGGTCCTTCCTGCAGCGGTACGCCGATCGCCAGGCGGCGGGCGAGGGCCGGATCTACGGCATCTGGCTGGCCGGCGAACTCGTCGGCGGGTTGCTGTTCCGGACCTTCGAGGTGGCCTGGGGCAGCTGTGAGATCGGGGTCTGGCTGTCGGCCGAGGCGGAGGGTCGCGGGCTGGTCACCCGGGCCACCCAACAGCTGATCGACTGGGCGATCGGCGTCCGCGGGATGAACCGGGTGGAATGGCGCTGCGTACCGGACAACGCGCGCAGCGGCGCCGTCGCCAAGCGGCTCGGGATGACGCTCGAGGGCACTCTGCGGCAGGCCTTCCCCTATCGCGGCGAGATCCACGACGTGCAGATCTGGGCTCTGGTGCGCGACGAGTGGGAGCACCGGTCCTGGGCCTGA
- a CDS encoding polysaccharide deacetylase family protein: MSLLPVVQHGPRDKRRIALTFDADLTALMRTRLQRGKVHSYYNEALINELRAMKVPATLFLTGMWMEQYPDRTRELAADPLFELGTHTYDHRGFTKHCYTLGTVPAAEMLTDVRRAIEILDKLDAHATRWFRFPGGCYDGTALHELAPAGVTAVGLDVPGADGFAKSPKPVIKQVLSHVQNGSIVVLHMHGGDNAPFTDEAIPEIVRTLRARGYTLVTVTQLMAG; the protein is encoded by the coding sequence GTGAGCCTGCTGCCGGTCGTGCAGCACGGGCCGCGGGACAAGCGGCGGATCGCGCTCACCTTCGACGCCGATCTCACCGCCCTGATGCGCACCCGTCTCCAGCGCGGCAAGGTCCACTCGTACTACAACGAGGCCTTGATCAACGAGCTCCGGGCGATGAAGGTCCCAGCGACCCTGTTCCTCACCGGGATGTGGATGGAGCAGTACCCGGACCGCACCCGCGAACTGGCGGCGGATCCGCTGTTCGAGCTCGGCACGCACACCTACGACCACCGCGGCTTCACCAAGCACTGCTACACACTCGGCACGGTCCCGGCCGCCGAGATGCTCACCGACGTACGCCGGGCCATCGAGATCCTCGACAAGCTAGATGCGCACGCGACGAGGTGGTTCCGGTTCCCGGGCGGCTGCTACGACGGCACCGCGCTGCACGAACTCGCCCCCGCCGGGGTCACCGCGGTCGGCCTGGACGTGCCGGGCGCCGACGGGTTCGCGAAGTCGCCGAAGCCGGTCATCAAGCAAGTCCTCTCGCACGTCCAGAACGGCTCGATCGTCGTGCTGCACATGCACGGCGGCGACAACGCACCCTTCACGGACGAGGCGATCCCCGAGATCGTCCGCACTCTCCGCGCCCGCGGCTACACCCTCGTCACCGTCACCCAGCTGATGGCCGGCTGA